Proteins from one Chitinophaga oryzae genomic window:
- a CDS encoding BON domain-containing protein yields MNRKSLALALLMVMGVFFFACKPSDSKIQQAVNEKLSTIPGITAEVKGGVVTLSGEVTDDAAKAAAEEALKGVSGVKSVTNNITVKAPEPAPAPVTINPDDVLKKTLDSAYAAAGFSTVTVTVANGEVTLNGEAKKSDLRKIIQTAQESKPRKVNNNLKLK; encoded by the coding sequence ATGAATAGAAAATCCTTAGCACTCGCCCTTTTGATGGTGATGGGCGTTTTCTTCTTCGCCTGTAAGCCATCGGACAGCAAAATCCAGCAGGCCGTTAATGAAAAACTAAGCACTATTCCGGGTATCACCGCAGAGGTGAAAGGCGGAGTAGTAACCCTGAGCGGCGAAGTGACCGATGATGCCGCCAAAGCAGCAGCGGAAGAAGCCCTGAAAGGCGTTTCCGGTGTGAAATCCGTCACTAATAATATCACTGTAAAGGCGCCGGAACCTGCCCCCGCTCCGGTAACGATCAACCCCGACGATGTGCTGAAGAAAACCCTTGATTCTGCCTATGCAGCAGCCGGATTTTCTACGGTAACCGTTACGGTGGCCAACGGTGAAGTTACCCTGAACGGCGAAGCTAAAAAAAGCGATCTGCGTAAAATCATTCAGACAGCGCAGGAATCCAAACCCAGGAAAGTTAACAACAACCTTAAATTGAAATAA
- a CDS encoding LysM peptidoglycan-binding domain-containing protein: MSLQDKYQELISQANSAGVTNLQVREQDGVLYIDGGATAAVKDQLWDTYEKLDPEMRSADVVMNITVADGGGGGEQVYEVKSGDNLSKIAKNYPGVSWKEIFEANKDQIKDPNKIFPGQKLRIPG, translated from the coding sequence ATGAGTTTACAGGATAAATACCAGGAACTGATCAGCCAGGCCAACAGTGCCGGCGTTACCAATTTACAGGTAAGGGAGCAGGACGGTGTACTGTATATCGATGGTGGCGCTACTGCAGCGGTGAAAGACCAACTGTGGGACACCTACGAAAAACTGGACCCCGAAATGCGTTCTGCTGATGTGGTTATGAATATCACTGTTGCCGATGGCGGCGGGGGCGGAGAGCAGGTGTACGAAGTCAAATCCGGCGACAATCTGAGCAAGATTGCCAAAAACTATCCCGGTGTTTCGTGGAAAGAGATCTTTGAGGCCAACAAGGACCAGATCAAAGACCCGAATAAAATCTTTCCAGGACAAAAACTGAGGATACCCGGGTAG